A single region of the Selenomonas sp. oral taxon 920 genome encodes:
- a CDS encoding thioesterase family protein, with amino-acid sequence MDYTSKIAVGMTHEAVDTVTDANTAVTVGSGSLAVYATPAMAALMERAAAELCQEECPEGWTTVGTSLNIAHRAATPTGLTVRAIAEVTAVDGRAVTLKVTAYDEREEIGAGTHTRFAVAVDKFMAKAEGKRS; translated from the coding sequence ATGGACTACACAAGCAAGATCGCCGTCGGAATGACGCATGAGGCAGTGGATACGGTAACGGATGCGAATACGGCGGTGACGGTCGGCAGCGGCTCGCTTGCGGTGTATGCGACCCCTGCGATGGCGGCGCTGATGGAGCGTGCGGCGGCAGAGCTGTGCCAAGAGGAGTGCCCCGAGGGCTGGACGACGGTCGGCACGTCACTGAACATCGCGCACCGCGCGGCGACGCCGACGGGGCTGACAGTACGAGCCATTGCCGAGGTGACGGCAGTCGACGGACGCGCGGTCACACTCAAGGTCACGGCATACGACGAACGCGAGGAGATCGGCGCGGGCACGCACACGCGCTTTGCCGTTGCAGTGGATAAATTCATGGCAAAGGCAGAGGGAAAGCGTTCATAA
- a CDS encoding helix-turn-helix domain-containing protein, whose translation MSGVTQPVISRVEQGTTNPNIATIQLLVSLGKELRQPLL comes from the coding sequence ATGAGCGGCGTGACACAGCCCGTCATCTCCCGCGTTGAGCAGGGCACGACAAACCCGAACATTGCGACGATCCAGCTCCTCGTCTCACTTGGGAAAGAGCTCCGACAGCCCCTGCTCTAG